A stretch of Natator depressus isolate rNatDep1 chromosome 2, rNatDep2.hap1, whole genome shotgun sequence DNA encodes these proteins:
- the LOC141981654 gene encoding C-C chemokine receptor type 8-like — protein MTVTSPFPNTTEYNYVYDEGTSPCSEGNGFSRFKSLFLPIVYCLVFVFCLVGNALVICILLTRKKVTTMTDVCLLNLAISDLLFVVPLPFQAHYASEEWIFGNAVCKIMAGIYYIGFYSSIFFITLMSIDRYIAIVHAVYAMRVRTATCGIIISLLLWMTAGLAAIPNMAFTQEVEIEQSLKCIPKYLPGQETWQFFTQFEVNILGLLIPLSILIYCYSHILKNLQSCKNRNKIKAIKLIFVIVVIFFLFWAPFNIVLFLDSLQNLHIINDCETSQRLALALQLTESISFIHCCLNPVIYAFAGEMFKAHLKKIFQTCIRRISSSNSANHSHSLPTQVLGYSDSDRVL, from the coding sequence ATGACTGTTACAAGCCCTTTCCCAAACACCACAGAATATAACTATGTGTATGATGAAGGTACCTCTCCTTGCAGTGAGGGCAATGGTTTCAGCAGGTTTAAATCACTGTTTCTTCCAATAGTTTACTGCCTGGTGTTTGTCTTCTGCCTAGTAGGAAATGCCTTGGTCATATGTATACTCTTGACGAGGAAGAAAGTCACCACTATGACCGACGTGTGTTTGCTCAACCTTGCAATCTCTGACCTGCTCTTTGTTGTCCCCCTCCCATTTCAAGCTCACTATGCTTCAGAAGAATGGATTTTTGGAAATGCAGTGTGTAAAATAATGGCTGGCATTTATTACATAGGCTTTTACAGTAGCATTTTCTTTATAACCCTCATGAGCATAGACAGGTACATAGCAATCGTTCATGCTGTCTATGCTATGAGAGTTCGGACAGCCACCTGTGGCATAATTATAAGCTTACTCCTGTGGATGACGGCTGGTTTGGCTGCCATACCAAATATGGCGTTTACCCAAGAAGTGGAAATTGAACAGTCTCTCAAGTGCATCCCCAAATATCTTCCAGGCCAAGAGACCTGGCAATTTTTCACTCAGTTTGAAGTCAACATCTTGGGCCTTTTGATCCCGCTCAGCATCCTCATTTACTGCTACTCCCACATCCTGAAAAATCTGCAGAGCTGCAAAAACCGGAACAAGATCAAAGCCATCAAGCTGATTTTCGTCATCGTGgtcatctttttccttttctgggCTCCCTTCAACATTGTGCTTTTTCTAGACTCTCTGCAGAACTTGCACATCATCAACGACTGCGAGACGAGCCAAAGGCTAGCGCTAGCCCTGCAGCTGACCGAATCAATCTCCTTCATCCACTGCTGCCTGAACCCGGTGATCTATGCTTTTGCTGGTGAGATGTTTAAAGCTCAccttaaaaaaatattccaaacCTGCATCCGTCGCATTTCTAGTAGCAATTCAGCCAATCATTCTCACTCCTTGCCCACTCAAGTGTTAGGCTATTCTGATAGTGACCGAGTTCTGTAA